A window from Zingiber officinale cultivar Zhangliang chromosome 7A, Zo_v1.1, whole genome shotgun sequence encodes these proteins:
- the LOC122001591 gene encoding uncharacterized protein LOC122001591: MTQKGNLFKGLQKRRTIPPNRHGKTSQTRKVNLASPWSREEVLEAVQDIQGDGSGPKLSKFINHCNEIKAATAASKEGGQLSILKLETNASAPSKTQEEKLEHCCQN, translated from the exons ATGACGCAGAAGGGAAATCTGTTCAAGGGCTTGCAGAAGAGGAGAACCATCCCTCCCAATCGCCATGGGAAGACTTCTCAAACCCGGAAAG TTAACTTGGCCTCGCCATGGTCCAGGGAAGAAGTTCTTGAAGCCGTCCAAGATATCCAAGGAGATGGAAGCGGACCGA AACTGAGCAAGTTCATAAACCACTGCAATGAGATCAAGGCTGCAACGGCTGCTAGCAAGGAGGGTGGTCAGCTTAGCATTCTGAAACTTGAAACAAATGCTTCTGCTCCTTCCAAGACACAGGAAGAAAAGCTTGAACACTGTTGTCAAAACtag